Genomic segment of Clostridia bacterium:
AAAGCAGGAACAGTGGCCGAATGTCGCAGGAATCGCGGCCGGATGTGACAGGAATCCTGCCCGGATGTCACAGGATTAGTGCCCGGATACGGCGAGAGGGCTGGCCGGATGGCGCAGGAATACTCAAGATACTATTCGGACAATTTCACTTTCTACAAGAAACCGGCACCATAGTGCCAGTGCCGGAACTTCCGCTTCTCCCGGTCGTTTTAGAGACCTGCTGGAAGGACTGTGGAGAATACTGTTTCTGCGTCCGTGGACTTACCGGTGGATACACGTCCCCGGAGGTTGTAATTGGCTAGCCGTAACAACTCATGACAGCAAGAGGCGGCGACCGGCAATGCTCCGGTGGCCGCCTCTTGCCCTTGGCTTGTTGATATTAGAGTTCCTCTTTCTTTATTGTTCGACATAAGGTACCGTGGTGTTGGCGTTGGGCATGACCAGGATCTTGGCGTCCGGCCCCAGCTTTTGCAGCGCCTTGGCCACTGCTTCCTCCACCGTGGCGGCCGGTTGGAAGAAGCATTTTTTCACCGCTTCATCGGGCATGCCGGAGACTAAAATGCCTTCTTTTTCTTTCAGCACCTGGCAGATGACCACGGCCTTGTGGGCACCCAAGACGAATTTTTCCTGCACCCACCGGATAGGATCGTCAATGCTTTGCGCCCGGTTAATCCAATCCTCGAAAAGGGGTTCCCCGTAACCTTCCGGGCATTCCGCCACCAGGATGATGATGCCGCCCTTGCGCACGGCATAGCTGGCGTTTTCAAAACCTTTCTGGGCCTGGTACAAGTTGATGTCTTTCGGACTGCCGCCGCAGCTGGCAAGGACGATGTCCGCCGGCTGGGAAACGGGGCGCTTGTACATCTTGTCCACCCATTTAACCCCTTCCCGGTGGGCTTGAATGGGATGCCCGGCGACGGCTTTCACGATTTCCTTCTTGGAATTGAGGACCACGTTGACGATGAATTTCACGCCGGCCAGAGCCCCGGCTTCCTCAATATCCTCCCGCATAGGGTTGCCCTCCAGCCTTCCGGCTTCCGTACCGGGGAGAAGCATGGCCCGGTGATTAGCCTCAATGCTCTTTTGGCTGCAGGCGCCGGGGAAGAGGGCTTTGTTGCCGGCGGTATAGCCCGCATTGTAATGGAATTCGATGTTACCGGTGGCAATTAACAGGTCCGCTTCCGCTACCGGCCGGAAAACCTCTACCGGTGTTCCCCTGGAAGTATTGCCGATGTGGATGCAGTCATTACGGTCATGATCGATGCACTTCAACCGGGCAAACATCTCTTTCCCAACCAGCCGCTCCTGTTCCTCTTTGGTATGAGAGCGATGAAAGCCCAGGCCGAAAACCACGGTAATCTGGTCGTCTTGCACGCCGGCTTTATTCAATTCCTCGACGATGGGCGGCAGCATTTTATAGCTGGGCGAAGGGCGGGTGATGTCGCTCACCAGGATGACCACGTTCTTCTTGCCTTGAGCCATCACTGATAAAGGTTCGGCGCCGATGGGATTGGCCAAAGCCGCCCGGATTTCCGCCGGCTCGTCCGGCACACCAGGCAAATCCGCCGGCTCTAAGATCCCCATCAAATTCTCTTCCGGCAGTTTTACAGTTAAAGTGCTTGACCCGTACTTGAGAGAGATGTCCATAAGAATCCCATTCTCCTTTCTCTTTGTTTTTTTATTATCTCTTTTGGAGCCGCCGGTAAGTTGGGAAGAATTGTGCCAATATTCTGTCTGGCGTTCTTCTTATTAAATCATATCGCAATCATGGACATGTTGCACTGGGTTTTTGCATTTTGTTGCAGTTTGGGCGTTAGAAGCATGAAAACTTGTGCTTCACCAGGTTCACAACCCCCGGCCGGCGTTTTGGGTTCACCGCCGTGGGCCTTGGGAGTTCCGCCGGGGAAACAAACAGGCATGGTAGACAGTGTGTGCTACCATGCCTGATCCTCTTTTATTCAAATCCAGAAATAGTTTAAGGCAAAATAAGCGCTGAATACCAGTAAAAGGGTGAGCCCTTGAGCTTTAGTAACCACTTCTCTGCCCTGCCTGGTAAAGTGACGGAATAACAACAGGATAATAATTAATGTGGGAAACTGCAGTTGGTAGTAATTAGCAGGCACCGCTAACCCGTTGCCGGAGACGGCCGCTGCTCCTCCTATGACCAGCAGTACATTGAGAATATTGGCTCCGGTGACATTGCCGATGGCTAATTCCCCGTGTCCTTTGCGGACTGAGGTTATGGCCGTAACCAATTCCGGAACACTGGTGCCAAAAGCGATCAGAGTAGCGGCGATAATACTCTGGGGAATGCCTACCCTGATGGCTGTAAGTTCCACAGCCGGTACCAGGGTCCTTGAGGAAGCTACAACCAGCAGGATGCCCAGGGCCATTTTGACCGTGGCGCCGAGGGATGACCGCCAGGTCCTGTCGGTACAGCCGGTCTCTGTCCCGGACAGGCATACCCCGTCTTCTCTAGACCAGCGCAGGGAGAGAAAAACGTAGAGCAGGAGCAGGAACAAGAAAAAGAAGCCGGCGGCTTGACTGACTTTCCCCCCTGGCTCCGGGGATAGGAAAGGTAAGCTGAGGATGGTGACCAGTAAAGCGGTGGCAACCTGGATTTCTCCTTGCCGCTTCACTGCCTTTTGGTCAATCAGCAATCGCCCGACCACGGCTGTCAAACCGATAATCAAGCCGGTATTGACAATGATGGAGCCGATGGCATTGCCCAGTGCCAGATCCGCGCTTCCGTGGATGGCTGCCATCACTGACACGCTGGTTTCCGGTAACGTGGTGCCTAAGGAGACGATAGTGGCTCCAATAATCGTTTTGGGAATACCCCATAGCAATGATAAATTGACTGCTTCATCCACCAGCAAGTCGGCTCCTTTGCTTAGAACATACAAGGAAACCACGATTATGACGACCAGGGCCCAGGTTGAAAGGTTATGTAAATAGGCGAGCATGATCTCTGTCATGAGTTACCTCCCCGCCGACCAAAAATTAGGGAAAAAAGCAATGGAATGGTTGGCACAAACAACAATATAGCCAAGAACCAGAATTTTGTCAATCTATGCGGCAATTGAGAATAAGCTCTACCTGCATCAACAGGTATATGAGGGTGCCGGGGTGACGAAAAACTCGCCGGTTTCCGGAGGTCCGGTACCGGGAGATAGGACACTGGTTAGGGCTCGGGTGGGGAAGCCCGCGGGAGTATTCCGTTAGCCTGGTGATTGAGGGCAAAAGTGTCCGCTCTTACCTGACCGGGGGATTTGTTTTTTGTACACGAAAAAATGTCGGAAAAGATGTGTATGAAATTATCCGTGCCGGCAAACTTTACATAAAGGGAGAATACCGTTCCGTTGAAGCCGTGACGCCGGAACAATTTTTCGAAAACTTGCTGACTGATCAGGCAAATCATAATATAATATAGATTGTGACCGCAATCACGAATCGATCCTGATGGAAGAAAGGAAGGACGAGATGGAGAACACACTGCAAAAGAGGTATGGTTTGCCAACGGCCATTGCCATGGTAGTAGGAATTGTCATTGGTAGTGGGGTCTTCTTCAAAGCGGAGGCGGTGCTGAAGGCTACGGGGGGCAATATGCCCCTGGGGATTGCCGCCTGGGCTCTGGTGGGGCTGATCATGATTATCTGCGCCTATACTTTTGCTATCCTGGCCACCAGGTATGAAAAAGTGAACGGCATTGTGGATTACGCGGAAATGGGCGTAGGGGAAAAGTATGGCTATTATGTAGGCTGGTTCATGGCTACTATTTACAATCCAACCCTGACCTCCGTGCTGGCCTGGGTTTCGGCCCGCTATACCTGTGTCCTCCTGGGCTGGGACATTACCGGCGGAGCCTGCATGACCATCGCCGGTTTTTACCTGGTGGCCATTTTTGCCATGAATTCCTTATCTCCTATCATAGGGGGCAAGTTTCAGGTGACCACTACCGTGGTTAAACTGGTTCCCCTGGTCTTAATGGCCGTGGTGGGCATGGTGGTAGGTTTGTCTAACGGACTTATCGTACAGAATTTTACCCATGTTGTGGATGCCACCGTCAACACCGGCAGCGGCCTTTTTG
This window contains:
- the larA gene encoding nickel-dependent lactate racemase, encoding MDISLKYGSSTLTVKLPEENLMGILEPADLPGVPDEPAEIRAALANPIGAEPLSVMAQGKKNVVILVSDITRPSPSYKMLPPIVEELNKAGVQDDQITVVFGLGFHRSHTKEEQERLVGKEMFARLKCIDHDRNDCIHIGNTSRGTPVEVFRPVAEADLLIATGNIEFHYNAGYTAGNKALFPGACSQKSIEANHRAMLLPGTEAGRLEGNPMREDIEEAGALAGVKFIVNVVLNSKKEIVKAVAGHPIQAHREGVKWVDKMYKRPVSQPADIVLASCGGSPKDINLYQAQKGFENASYAVRKGGIIILVAECPEGYGEPLFEDWINRAQSIDDPIRWVQEKFVLGAHKAVVICQVLKEKEGILVSGMPDEAVKKCFFQPAATVEEAVAKALQKLGPDAKILVMPNANTTVPYVEQ
- a CDS encoding sodium:calcium antiporter, encoding MTEIMLAYLHNLSTWALVVIIVVSLYVLSKGADLLVDEAVNLSLLWGIPKTIIGATIVSLGTTLPETSVSVMAAIHGSADLALGNAIGSIIVNTGLIIGLTAVVGRLLIDQKAVKRQGEIQVATALLVTILSLPFLSPEPGGKVSQAAGFFFLFLLLLYVFLSLRWSREDGVCLSGTETGCTDRTWRSSLGATVKMALGILLVVASSRTLVPAVELTAIRVGIPQSIIAATLIAFGTSVPELVTAITSVRKGHGELAIGNVTGANILNVLLVIGGAAAVSGNGLAVPANYYQLQFPTLIIILLLFRHFTRQGREVVTKAQGLTLLLVFSAYFALNYFWI